AACTCAAAACAAACCAGCAGATGTTAAAAATTTAAAAGTGTATTCAAATAGCTCTGAAGCTGTCACTGCTTTTGAGTATGGATTTTTGGGATTAAATGAAAAAATAATAGTTCCAAATCCAAGAGCTCTCTTTGATGCCACTCAAGGTAGGCCTCAAGTGGAACTTATAGAAACGAGCGTCGGTAGAATAATTTTAAATACCAGTTTGCCAAAAGAACATCCTTATGTAAACAAATTAATAGATAACAAAGCGCTAAAAGGGCTCGTAAGAGAAATCATTGAAAAATATCCAAACGAAGAGGCTGTGGCATTTTTAGACAGAATTAAAGTTTTAGGATTTGAACACTGCACTTTATCTGGAATAAGCTGGGGTATGGATGACTTGATTGTTCCTAAAGAAAAAAAGCAATTAATTAATGAAGCGGAAAAAGAAGTTGAAGAAATTGATAACCACTTTAAAAAAGGGTTGCTTTCGCAAGAAGAAAAAACTTCACAGAAAATTTTAGTTTGGCAATCAGTAAAAACTAAAATAGAGGCATTGTTAAAAACTACTTTGCCAGAAGATGGGCCGGTATTGTCTATTATTAATGCCGGAGCCAGAGGCACTTGGGCGCAGCCGGTACAGATGGCTGGAATGAAAGGTTTAGTAAACAATCCTTCAGGCGATATTATTGAGTTGCCAGTGAAGTCATCTTTTGCAGAGGGTTTTAATGTTTTAGAATATTTTATTTCTACTCATGGAGCAAGAAAAGGAACTGCTGACACCGCTCTGAGAACTTCTTCTGCCGGATATTTAACAAGGCGTCTTATTGATGTCAGCCATGATGTTATAGTAAACGAAGACGATTGCGGAGATAAATCAGGCATAACTGTTTGGAGAAAAGATGCTGAAATAATAGAGCAAGATTTTGTATTTAAAATAGTTGGAAGATATTGCTTGGGAGATGTGGTAATAAATTCGCCATCTGGCGGAAAAAAAACTTTTGTTAAAAAAGGAGAATTCATTGACTGGAAAACAGCTTATGAAATTAGCAAAGCCGAAGTTGAAAAAGTTCAAGTGCGTTCTCCTCTGAGTTGTAAAAATAAATCAGGAATTTGTCAAAATTGTTATGGTTGGGATTTAGGCAGAAATAATTTGGTAAAATTAGGGGAAGCCGTTGGAGTTGTGGCTGCCCAGGCAATAGGCGAACCGGGCACACAGCTTACATTGAGAACTCATCACTTGGGAGGCGTTGTAGGAGTTGGTGACATTACACAAGGTTTACCAAGAATTGAAGAAATTTTTGAATCACGTTCTCCAAAAGGGGAAGCAGTAATGTCGTTGGCCGAAGGTAAAGTTGTAAAAATTGATGAAGAAAAAAGAATTATAACAATTGAACCCGTTTCTAAAAAATCTGGCAAAAAAGTATTACCATTAGAATACAAAATTCCCAACAGAATTGCCATTTTAGTTAATGTTGGAGATGAGGTTAAAGAAAATCAAGCTCTTTGCGGAGGCAGTTTGGATTTGAAAAAAATGTATAAATCAGCGGGATTAGAAGAAACCCAAAAATATATTTTAAAAGAAGTTCAAAAAATTTATTCCTCGCAAGGTGTTGATATTCATGACAAACATATAGAAGTTATAATACAAAAGATGTTTTCAAGGATGAAGATTAAAGAGGAGGGCGATGGTCCATGGGTAATGGGTGAAATTATTGAAGGAGGCGTGTTCCAAGAGGAAGTTGACAGATTGAAGAAAGCAAAGAAAACTCCTCCAACCGGAGTACAGGTATTGCTGGGAATCTCAGAAGTTGCCTTGGCCTCAGAATCATTCTTGTCGGCGGCTTCATTCCAGCAAACTTCAAGAGTTTTGATTAAGGCGGCTCTTGAAGGTAAAGAAGACAAATTACGGGGCCTCAAAGAAAACGTGATTATAGGAAAACTTATTCCAGTAGGAACAGGATTTATTAAAAAGAAATAGAGACAAAAGAACGATAAAGCTATTACAAGATAGATCTTGTAATAGCTTTTTTGTTTCTATATAATGATAGAATAGCAAAGAAGAAATTCTTATAAATTTTGGTTAAAATGGCTAAAAATAATAACTCAAAAAGGGAAAATAATTCCAAAATAAAAGAAAAAAAGTTGAATCCTGTTTTGTCTTCTTGGACAAAAAGATGGATAAAAGCAATTTTAATGTTTTTGGTTGCTGTAGTTGTGGGGCTTTCATTTTGGGACAAAGCCGGAACAGCCGGTGAAATTTTTATAAATGTTTCAAAGTTTTCGGTGGGGCAAGCTGTTTTTACGCTTCCATTGTTTTTCTTTTTAGGAGGATTGATATTTTTGAGGTCAAGAAAAAAAGGAAAAACATTAGCTATGTTTTTAGCCATTGCGGTTACGCTTTTAGGTATTTCAGCTGTTTTGGCCAGCCAGGACATGACTAAAATGCAGGGAGGATGGGCAGGTTTTTTAATGGCAAAATTATTTGTTGGTGGATTTGGGTTTTTAGCGGCTAATATTATATTTGTAGGAATTATTTTAATAGGCATTTTTATATTTTTACAGTTTATCAGAAGCGACATGCCTAGAGAAAAGTTAGAAGAGGATAAAAAGCCATCTTTTATGTCTCAAATGATGAAAAGCCAAGAAGCATCTTCATTTAAAATAAAAGGAACAGAAGAAGAAAAATCTGAATCGTCGGTTCCTGTATCTCCGAGAATATCTTTATTTAAAAAAACAAAACCAGAAGAAAAGAATTTGTCAGCTGGCGGAGAGAAAAAACCAACAGTAACTCAAAAAAGCGACTTTGTATTACCTCCATTAGATTTACTTTCTAAAAATGAATCTCCTCCGACTTCAGGCAATATAAAAGAAAATTCAGCTATAATTAGAAAGACTTTAGAAAATTTTGGCATACCTGTTGAAATGGCAGAAGTAAATGTGGGGCCTACTGTAACTCAATATGCTTTCAAGCCTGCAGAAGGAGTGAAATTATCAAAAATTACAACGCTGTCTAATAATTTGGCATTGGCTTTGGCGGCTCATCCAATTAGAATTGAGGCTCCTATACCGGGCAAATCTTTAGTGGGTATTGAAGTGCCAAACAAAGTTAGGTCAACAGTTGCTTTAAGAAATTTGATTGCTCATCAAAATTACCAAAATGCCACTACACCTTTACTAATTTCTCTGGGTAGGAATGTTGCAGGTTCTCCGGTTTACGCAGACTTAACAGAGATGCCTCATATGTTGGTTGCCGGTTCTACGGGAACAGGTAAAACAATATTTTTAAACAGCTTGATTTTGAGTCTTTTGTATAAATCAACTCCCGATAATTTAAGAATGATTATGGTTGACCCAAAAAGAGTGGAGTTCCAAAATTATAATGACATTCCGCATTTATTGTGTCCTATAATTTATGACGCAACAAAAACAATGAACGCTTTGCAGTGGCTGATAAAAGAAA
This portion of the Candidatus Woesearchaeota archaeon genome encodes:
- the rpoC gene encoding DNA-directed RNA polymerase subunit beta'; translation: MRVVDLESIRIKLASPEEILSWSHGEIIKPETINYRTQKPEKEGLFDERIFGPEKDYECACGKYKRIRYKGVVCDRCGVEVTKSSVRRERMGHIKLAAPVSHIWFLRGVPSRMGLVLDKSSQQLEKVIYFSSYIVTKIDNEARDRILDAIEQEYKTKVKKEKTEAAKQELKQAREKAKEEVLSIKTLSILSEVVYHALSLKYGEIFEAGTGAEAVRNIFSQIDLKKTVSELVKESEETPPALKKKVLRRLKLFQGMVKANIRPEWMFIDVLPVLPPDLRPMVQLDGGRYASSDLNDLYRRVINRNNRLKYLLEISAPSVIVRNEKRMLQEAVDALIDNEMRKGVTTTATTGGKRLLKSLAAILAGKQGRFRQNLLGKRVDYSGRSVIAVGPELHFAQCGLPKMLALEIFKPFVIKRILDKELAYNIRGAARLIEEKVPEVWAILEEIVKSKLVLLNRAPTLHRLGIQAFQPVLTEGETIKLHPFVCEAFNADFDGDQMAVYLPLSDEAQKEAREIMLSSLNLLRPATGLPVIGPFRDIALGCYFLTKMKEPSDETQNKPADVKNLKVYSNSSEAVTAFEYGFLGLNEKIIVPNPRALFDATQGRPQVELIETSVGRIILNTSLPKEHPYVNKLIDNKALKGLVREIIEKYPNEEAVAFLDRIKVLGFEHCTLSGISWGMDDLIVPKEKKQLINEAEKEVEEIDNHFKKGLLSQEEKTSQKILVWQSVKTKIEALLKTTLPEDGPVLSIINAGARGTWAQPVQMAGMKGLVNNPSGDIIELPVKSSFAEGFNVLEYFISTHGARKGTADTALRTSSAGYLTRRLIDVSHDVIVNEDDCGDKSGITVWRKDAEIIEQDFVFKIVGRYCLGDVVINSPSGGKKTFVKKGEFIDWKTAYEISKAEVEKVQVRSPLSCKNKSGICQNCYGWDLGRNNLVKLGEAVGVVAAQAIGEPGTQLTLRTHHLGGVVGVGDITQGLPRIEEIFESRSPKGEAVMSLAEGKVVKIDEEKRIITIEPVSKKSGKKVLPLEYKIPNRIAILVNVGDEVKENQALCGGSLDLKKMYKSAGLEETQKYILKEVQKIYSSQGVDIHDKHIEVIIQKMFSRMKIKEEGDGPWVMGEIIEGGVFQEEVDRLKKAKKTPPTGVQVLLGISEVALASESFLSAASFQQTSRVLIKAALEGKEDKLRGLKENVIIGKLIPVGTGFIKKK
- a CDS encoding DNA translocase FtsK; translation: MAKNNNSKRENNSKIKEKKLNPVLSSWTKRWIKAILMFLVAVVVGLSFWDKAGTAGEIFINVSKFSVGQAVFTLPLFFFLGGLIFLRSRKKGKTLAMFLAIAVTLLGISAVLASQDMTKMQGGWAGFLMAKLFVGGFGFLAANIIFVGIILIGIFIFLQFIRSDMPREKLEEDKKPSFMSQMMKSQEASSFKIKGTEEEKSESSVPVSPRISLFKKTKPEEKNLSAGGEKKPTVTQKSDFVLPPLDLLSKNESPPTSGNIKENSAIIRKTLENFGIPVEMAEVNVGPTVTQYAFKPAEGVKLSKITTLSNNLALALAAHPIRIEAPIPGKSLVGIEVPNKVRSTVALRNLIAHQNYQNATTPLLISLGRNVAGSPVYADLTEMPHMLVAGSTGTGKTIFLNSLILSLLYKSTPDNLRMIMVDPKRVEFQNYNDIPHLLCPIIYDATKTMNALQWLIKEMERRFEIFSEIPARNINSYNQNKSVVASGLQLPYIVLVIDELADLMAAKGRDLEAGIVRLAQMARATGIHLVLATQRPSVEVITGLIKANITSRVTFQVASQVDSRTVLDTAGAEKLLGGGDMLYMSAKSSRITRIQGPYISEKEVKKVADFVSEQGKKIEEPQSVLAQSLKESLEQNESKGGEVFFSGDDDPLFEDVKRIVLETQKASASFLQRRLRIGYSRAARLIDMLEEKGIVGPADGAKPRDVFADKADIQFGPDKKPSGLDESEEPGGSEWQKA